A stretch of the Porifericola rhodea genome encodes the following:
- the sufC gene encoding Fe-S cluster assembly ATPase SufC, producing MLKINNLKAKIEDKDILKGINLEVKPGEVHAIMGPNGSGKSTLASVLAGREEYEVTDGNVEYLGNDLLDMDPEERAREGIFLAFQYPVEIPGVSTTNFLKTAINQIRQHKGQDPLDAVSFLKMMKEKMKLVEIDQSLLSRSLNEGFSGGEKKRNEIFQMAMLEPKLSILDETDSGLDIDALRIVANGVNKLKNKDNATIVVTHYQRLLDYIIPDYVHVLYNGRIVKSGTKELAMELEEKGYDWIKETADKATA from the coding sequence ATGCTGAAGATAAATAACCTTAAAGCAAAAATAGAAGATAAAGATATTCTGAAAGGAATTAACCTGGAAGTGAAGCCTGGTGAGGTACATGCTATCATGGGACCTAATGGTTCAGGAAAAAGTACGCTTGCCTCAGTACTTGCAGGACGTGAGGAGTATGAAGTTACCGATGGAAATGTAGAGTACCTGGGCAACGACCTTTTGGATATGGATCCTGAGGAGCGCGCTCGTGAGGGTATTTTTCTGGCTTTTCAATATCCGGTTGAGATCCCCGGAGTAAGTACTACCAATTTTTTGAAAACTGCTATCAACCAGATCCGCCAACATAAAGGGCAAGACCCATTGGATGCAGTATCATTCTTAAAAATGATGAAAGAGAAAATGAAGCTGGTAGAAATTGACCAGTCTTTATTGAGCCGTTCTCTTAATGAAGGATTCTCGGGTGGTGAAAAGAAGAGAAACGAAATATTCCAGATGGCCATGCTTGAGCCTAAACTTTCTATTCTGGATGAGACTGACTCCGGTCTTGATATTGATGCCCTAAGAATTGTGGCAAATGGTGTAAACAAGCTGAAAAACAAAGACAATGCTACTATTGTAGTAACTCACTATCAGCGCCTGCTGGATTACATCATCCCTGACTATGTACACGTGTTGTACAATGGTAGAATCGTGAAGTCTGGTACTAAAGAGCTGGCTATGGAGCTGGAGGAGAAAGGGTACGACTGGATCAAAGAAACTGCCGATAAGGCTACTGCTTAA
- the sufD gene encoding Fe-S cluster assembly protein SufD produces the protein MSQVTKSNKTDLTAAFIEQYSLFSQKLADGGQSALRQAAIDSFAEQGLPANKAEEYKYTPITRRLEKHFNSIDLTVTPTPEISAELEQQIKNLMVNTEANQLVFVNGHFVESLSTVVSPAEEITILPIEQALTEGRQGTDTHFGQLAKIESDPFVALNTAMSQQGIYIHVPKSKVVEKPVLIYFFSDTAAGKVVTHTRNFFVIEENAQVQIAETFKTIGSDVSYSNAVSEIVVEQAAQAYYCKYEDESEQAYHTGTTEVSQEKNSHFHGTTVALKGSMIRNNLNAALNDEYCESHMYGLYMLDGETHVDNHTSVDHKKPNAFSNELYKGIMDGQSKGVFNGKIFVRPNAQKTNAFQSNANILLTDEASIDTKPQLEIWADDVKCSHGATTGQLDSEQMFYLRARGLSKVQARAVLLKAFAGDVIQHIKIDALREVIEQVISQRLEKEL, from the coding sequence ATGAGTCAGGTAACAAAAAGCAACAAAACCGATTTAACCGCTGCCTTTATTGAGCAGTATAGTCTTTTCTCTCAAAAGCTAGCCGACGGAGGCCAATCCGCTTTACGCCAGGCTGCAATTGATAGCTTTGCTGAGCAAGGACTACCTGCTAATAAAGCAGAAGAATATAAATACACACCAATTACCCGTCGTTTAGAGAAGCACTTTAACAGTATTGACCTCACTGTCACTCCGACTCCTGAAATTTCAGCCGAGTTGGAGCAGCAGATTAAAAACCTGATGGTAAATACTGAAGCTAATCAGCTGGTTTTTGTAAACGGACATTTTGTAGAATCTTTATCCACTGTCGTTTCTCCTGCTGAAGAAATCACCATACTACCAATAGAACAGGCTTTAACTGAAGGCAGACAGGGAACAGATACACACTTTGGTCAGCTGGCAAAAATTGAGAGTGACCCTTTTGTCGCTCTAAATACTGCTATGTCCCAACAAGGCATATATATTCATGTGCCAAAAAGCAAAGTTGTAGAAAAGCCAGTGCTCATCTATTTCTTTAGCGATACCGCTGCTGGTAAAGTGGTCACACACACTCGCAACTTCTTTGTAATTGAAGAAAATGCACAGGTGCAGATTGCAGAGACCTTCAAAACGATAGGTTCGGATGTTAGCTACAGCAATGCGGTAAGCGAAATTGTAGTAGAGCAGGCTGCACAGGCATATTATTGTAAGTATGAAGACGAAAGTGAGCAGGCATACCATACCGGAACTACTGAAGTAAGTCAGGAAAAGAACAGCCATTTCCATGGAACTACAGTAGCTCTAAAAGGAAGTATGATTCGTAACAACCTTAATGCAGCCCTAAACGATGAGTATTGTGAATCTCATATGTATGGACTGTATATGCTGGATGGAGAAACTCATGTAGACAACCATACTTCGGTAGACCACAAAAAACCTAATGCTTTTAGTAATGAGCTTTACAAAGGCATTATGGACGGACAATCTAAGGGTGTATTCAATGGAAAAATATTTGTACGTCCTAACGCCCAAAAGACCAATGCTTTTCAGTCTAATGCCAATATCTTACTTACTGACGAGGCTTCTATTGATACTAAGCCCCAGTTAGAGATTTGGGCAGATGATGTAAAATGCTCGCACGGTGCTACCACCGGTCAATTGGATTCAGAACAAATGTTTTATCTCCGGGCGCGTGGTTTGAGCAAAGTTCAGGCTCGTGCTGTACTACTTAAAGCTTTTGCTGGCGACGTTATTCAACATATCAAAATTGATGCGTTACGCGAAGTAATTGAGCAGGTAATCAGCCAGCGTCTGGAAAAAGAGCTATAA